One Gossypium arboreum isolate Shixiya-1 chromosome 13, ASM2569848v2, whole genome shotgun sequence genomic window, GGTCTAAAAAAGACTGTTATCTGGAAATAGCTTGATAATCTAGATCAaccagaatgggaagagcttgatgagaagGTATTGTCTGCAATTTAGTTGTGCCTCACGAATAGTGTATTGTAGGAGGTGTTGATGGAGAAAATGACATTCATCTTGTGAAAAAGGTTAGAAACCCTTTACGTGACAAAGCATTTGGGTCACCGATTAGTGTTGAAACAATGGCTATACACGTTCCGTATGGACGAAGGTACCTTAAAGGTCACActagtcaatttattactctttttaatgatttaaaaaatgttgaggttcaaattgatgatgaagaTCAGACTATGTATTATTGTGCTATTTACCCCATTCATATAAATTTTCtaaggagaccctgatttatgagAGAGATAAACTCTCGTTCGGGAATGTAAAGGGTCACTTGTTGATCAAAGACAAACTTAAAaatgagtttggtttggatagcaAGTTAGATAGGCAAGCCTCATTTTTTGTAGCATTAAGGAATTGGGACAAGAGATGTCGCTACTACAAGAAGTTAGATTATGTTAAGGTAGATTGTTACAAACTACGGAATAAGAGGGTTGTTGAGAGCAATGAGAAAGAAATAGCTGATGCTAATTTGGTCGATGACAAGGGTCATGATTGGTTGTTGGTGTCTACGATCGAAATGTCTAAATTTACATCCGAATAGTAGTGCACAAGTCAAAGACTAGTAGTCTttcaatttcaaagtttaagcaTGGCTTGGACTCTATTAATATCTTGCAAAGTTCAAAATAGGCTTCTGGCGGGCCCGAAAAATAAGACATTGTGGAAAtacgagtcaaggtggagatttgtggagTATACCTCGCATTAGGTCAAATTAAGACATAAACAGAGAACGACTTCGCAATGAGGAGCCATGTGACGTCACAACGACGAAACAGGGGAGAAGCAAAAACTACGTTTTAAGATTATTTGACCTacaaatttaacctataaatAAACCCTTTTCTACCCTAGAAAATTTAAACCAGAACACATTTAAGTATTACCTTTTACAagcttttagagaattttgtgtttaagtTTTGATGGTTCTTATTTTcgagttttggggtttagtttttatcttcatCTTTGTACTCTTCGTTTTTGCTGATTTAATAAAACTATCTTTGCCTGTGGGTTTATCCTCTTTCGAGGGGTTTTTCCACATAAAATTTGTGTCTttgatcttttcaatttcttcattatttttcttgttcgttgttTAGATGAGTGTATCCGAATAAATTCAAACAACACTAATCTATTATTATGATCTTATAATAGATTTGGTTGACTTTTATGACATTAATTGACATAATCGAACATCCCATtatgaattaaataatataaaagggttattaattttaataattgggAATAGATCGATAAAACCATTCTAACCGAAACTAAAACAGATGTAACCAAAAATTCGAGTtaacttaaattaatttaatcaaatgGCTCAATTAAGTGGTTTAAATAGATGGAGGTGTAAGTTGTATTCTAGTGTATATTTTTCTTCTCTAATGTTTCTTTCATTCAATAAATTTCATTTGATTTCTTAGAAAAGatgttatatataaaatttatttgagGGTATTAATCTAATTTAACTTatataaatatgttttaaaatttaaaaattttaaaagtgtataataaaaattttcaaaaattttgaggtTGGCCTTATTAAGTTTTGTCATTGTTGGGTTGCCCGTTCATATTTACATGGGTTTAACTCtcatattttataaattctttttaatttatattgatctaaatatgaaaatatttcgattaccaatatttttaaaattgaattgtaattaaattgatttaattggtccatttgatttgattaattaaattattaagaaagtcttaaaaaaattaaaatatcagcTCAACTACCCGATTTAACCGGTCTGTATTGGTTTTTGGGTCAATTGATTCAATGTCCTTCTCCAGACCAGCACCTCAACCAATTCTCAGTCCAATCATTCCAATTGACAGATCTAGTTCAAACAACCTTGCTGATTACTAGTCCATTTGTGCATTGTACTGATTAATTTTGGTAACAGTTTTATAAATATATTGATAGTAATTGTAACTCTTGTTTGTTTTGGATGGAGTTAGATAACCCACCAACTAGAAATTCCAACCCTAAGACAAGTTCCTTCTTCACCATCATCATGCATCCTATATTTGGCCAACCACAATGCAACCTCAATATCTGTTGAGAAGGTGAGCTAAAACAAGAAACTTCAAaaggctttttttttttctttacattTTCCCATCCACTATATGTTATAACAACCACAGTGGATTCAGAATTTAAATTcgtaagttttttttaaatttaaattcatttattatttgtgtaaaatttaaatttaaattcaaattcattattcgcaaaagtaaaataaattacATCGGTTgtccaaaaataaattaaatagatttGAATAACGAATATTTAAAGTTCCAGAGTTAATATCGGTGTAAGctctaaataataattaaaatatttgaatttaaatactaTGTTAATCtgaaaaaagaaattgaatattTGTAAATATCTGAATTCGAACTACACCTAATTCCAGTTGTATATAAAACCCCCTACATCATGCCATGTTTTTCATAACCCAAAAACCCTAAGAGACCTCTTTCACTCTATTGCAACACAAAAACAGTCTTCATCGTCGCGAAATGGCCTCTTTTAATTGCTTTACACTAGCTTTCTTCATGGCATTGTCATTTTCAAGCATCAACGTTGGCCTAGCGGCTCGTCACCTTCTTCAGCTGCCCAATCTGCCACAGCCAACGATCCCCACATTGCCCACAACGCAACCATCTTTGCCATTTCCTAGCATGCCGTTTCCAACTACCCTTCCAACTTTGCCTATTACAATACCGCCATTGCGGAACATGCCTTCAATTCCAGCTATGATCCCATCTATCCCATTCTTCTCTCCACCACCTTCTAAAACTAGCCCTTGAAACATTCCTTTTCTTACATGTTGCTTGATAGAGCATATGGATATCATCGTCTTGTGTGTTCCTTTATATACTAAAAACCCTATTACCTTTTGTGTGTCTATGTTTCAGTTTCTTGATGCTTTTATTGATTTCTTGTATGTGGACATGGCAGTTGTTTAATTGCCTATTTATTGGTGTACTTTCGGGATATATTCCCGCATATGGATTTATCTACACTATCTTTCTTGTTTATCATAGCTATTCTAGTTTTATGTtgttttcttatttctttttggaCATCatcttataattttttatatactaGTTTTATCTTAGTTGCGTGCTTAGGAtatcataatatttaaaaaaGTAGGTCTGACAATGATATTTGAAAAAGTAGGTCTAACAAGTAAGGTAGTTAGTATCGTATCGATAGATGCACCATTTTTCTATTAGTATTGGTATGTACCGATATCAATCTATTTTAATGTGTCATCACTATTTAAAAAAggttaatatacatatataaaatatatttaaaatattaggtgaataaaattaaataaagtttaaatataaaatatacatttattatataaaatattcattaagaaactttaaaaatataattcatcaatcaacaaaaccaaaataaatttaaaaaatcatctCATAATTAAACAATAAGATCATATCatactaatttaaaatataaaactaaattataatttaagtatTCAGAATTTAacctaatttaattataattaagggaccaaaataaaatttaaccttAATTTCTCCTTTTATTACATTTCCTTGTAATTAACGCCATCCTCTCTATCCTTTTATATGGGTAAAAAATCATATATCATTAAAATGATAATCACATTTGAAAAGTGTTGATACGGTAgcaatttcatatttaataaaataaaaacttgtatcaattataacaacatgaaatattaatttttcgaatttagaaattaaaatcaataaaattttcaacgtATATTGTAATAGACTCTTCAGTTATTCAGAGTTATCTTTAAATTGAATACCTTATAAAGGTCTAATAAAATAAGCGTCAATTATTCAATTATAATTTTATTCTCAACCAATTCCTCTTTATTGAATAAAATAGATgacataaagaaattaaaaattatgaatggtttattataaaatctaaaattttaaataacgTTAAcatgaaaacattaaaaaaataaccTTAGGCATTGAGACTGAATTTTGAAGAgtacaataaaaaaaaattaaaggtttaattataaaaattttaaaattataaataaacttGATGTAAAAGTATTAAAAATAATCTTATTAGTGTTTATTAAAAAgtgtattaaaaattatataaacacTGGTTAAAAAAAGATATAATCCGTAGTgcaaaagtaataaaaaaaaaccGCAGGGTcagtaaaaatacaaaaaattaaaataaaattagggATTAGGATTTTTCAACTCTTATAATATGAATAccattattatatattatgataaATTGTGGGCTTTAACAGGTAATGTGTGTGAATATTTGTATGCGATTGATCGCCTTGGATGTACCAACGTCCAAAGTAGAAATCTTgtacaaaatatattaaaaaggcAGTTTTCGCAAGTATACGAGTCAAGTTGTATATAGTTACAACGAAGTAAGCGAGTACTCCAAGGATCGTACCAAGGGAGGTGAGCACTAAGTTAATTCTAACCTAAGCACAAAAAGATTTAATCAGTACTTTAGATTGATTATATTACGATGAAATATAAAGAAAGGTTTTTGgcattttttaataataatagtaaacaaaaaagaaataaataaataacgagAAATCAAACAACAAGATCTGTCAAATTTAAGCATGGGTGATTTGCTCGTTTCGGTAACCATACTGAACTTTTGCTTCAGGttttcttgttcaatcaactagtcgataCCTCGGTAGGATCTTCTGATCTTCCACTAAATAACGAGTCGACAAGAACTACTTATATCTTGATCTCACAGTCCAAACTAGTTTGGGGTTAAGGTGTGTCAGATAGGCCATACCAAATTTGGATTAATTCCCACcttaatgacttcctagggtcgtcAAGCCTAGTGTTTAAGTTCTTCCTTTCCCGAACAGTTGATTCGCTAAGAGAAccctacaaaaataattaattaattatacctccactcgctaatccctcaccggaggattagttcctcatagaTCTCATAAACAATATAGACTTGATATATGGAATAGACATGaacaacaattcaataatataaagtTTAGAATAAACCTGATTTGTATTGAATAGAATGTCAAATCCTTACAGAATTTGATCAAGTTCTCAAATCTGATCTCTTTCGCAAAAGCAAAGAACAAAATTGAAATAAACCTAAAacctaagaaaagagaaagacTAAAGActaaaactaggaagaaaattataaaatatgaaaacttGTCCATAACATTtgttaaatgagcctatttatagacttaGAGTGGTTCTCGTCCTTAAACCTAGGTCAGTTGTCGCTCTCGTGCTTAATGTTTGATTGtgttgaccaaaatgcccctagctCGTAATTATTTCCCATACAGTGGTGATGTCACGACATCGAAGGCAATATGCTTCATCTTTAGGTTATCTTCAGGGGTGTGTCGCGACATCCTCAGGCTGTGTCGCAACACCGAAGGCAGTCTTAATATTCTTCTATTCTACTTCCTATGTTGTGACTTCCAACTCTCTGTGTTGCAACACAACGATCAATATCGAGTTAACATACCTTCTAATGGTCTCTTGCCAGTCACAAAGCATATTTTttcacccttaggcctcattcagcCCCTAAGGTTAATAGAAGACtcaaattatacattttattcaatGTAAATATATTAACAAAAACTTAACTGAAACTTAACCTAagtgcttgtattcaagctcctaaagtgcgAAAACTAGTTCAATCTGCTACACTAAATTATGGTAGATTAGTAACAAACTGATTTTAATGCACTTATATGCGGTCGGATATGTGATGGCTCAATGAGCATAGTTGTGGAACTTAAAGTGCAAATAAATGTGAATCGATAAGCATGCATTGTGTATAAATTTGTGATATGAATTGATGATTATGAACATAGATTATGTGCATTATAACTGTAATTGTGTCTGTTTgcggatattttggccttgtgatcttttGAAAACATTGGATATAggtggcatgccataggattttgagTACTCACCCTTGTGTTTTATGATTTGGGTATTGAGGTCCCAGGATAGATTGGAGGGGTAAGGGAATgtcgagctaagctccattcatcgGTATATGTTAATGTGTTGGATAGTGTTTAGCTTTATGCTACACTTATGGGATATGTTAGACTTTTTGAGTTATTTGTGTGATGGAAATCCGTGTATCCAATGTATGGTGACAGAatccacttttatgtttcatgttTCCAAGTTGCCAAATTATCATAAATTGATTAATATATGAAAATGttgtgtgaaaatgcatgtgaatatataaGTTAGACTTATGAGTCATTAAATGCATGTCAATATATGAGTTGAGTGTAATTGCATGTGAGGGTATGTGCTAGTTCTATGATTTAATGAAGCATGAATATGTTATTTTGACTTGATGAACATATGGTTATGAGTGAGTCATAGTATGCTcttgcttaaaatgtgatgttgTGCATGCTTAGCAGTAGTTTCTAACATTCATTGAGCTTATTTAAGCTTACACTCCACATTAACATATTGTAGAAAAGTAGTTTTTTGGTGTGACTGGAGCAGCGAAGGAAGTGATCCAAGAAAGGCAATAATTTTTTAATAGGTGGGTTTATAAACTTTGGACTCTTTGGATAAGGGCAATATGTTTAGAGTTTTAGTTTTGATTATTAACAGTACTTTAATAATTTTATCTTGGTATTGGATTGACGAAATATGGATGTTGTTTTGGACTTCGTTTGTGACTAAACTGATGTTTGAGATTAAGGCTAATAATGCACATTAGATATTCTTATATAAATGTATGGATGTGGCATGATATATGTTTAAAGGATGTTAATAAGTTCGGTTAAATTAGACTATAATTGTATGTTTAGTAGAACATTGTTTTGAGCATGGATAACATTTTAACTTGTAAACTTTTGGTATTTTGGGTAAATGTATCGATACACGAGATATGAATATCAATATCTTGAAGTTGggacattttcaaaaattgacaGAATCCAACTTTAGTGCCGATACCCATATATGAGTATCGATATTCATGATAAAAATATCGATACATAGTAGTTCAATATCGGTACCTACATgagatttattaaaaataaagcttaattatggttaaaactATTTCTAttgtcatttaaaattttaaattagccatgaaattttgtttaaatattaattttagtaGTCGTTGCTCTTATTCAAAATCGTATATGCATGTGGTTAAGTTCCATTGGTCGATGTTACATCCTGTAACTCAGATTTGATGATTGGACTGGGTGAGGGGTGTTGCACAAAGTCACAGAGATATAGCATAATGTCATAATACCTAGCTTCAGGAGTTAAGATATTCATATCCTTCCCTCGAGTTGAAAACAGTATCCATGGTACCTCTATCGGTCTATTCGCATCTGCCTCCTTCAATACGGCATAAAATTTGTGCATGATTGGAAGGTAAACTAACTTGGTTAGGGTTGTGCAAAACTTCTCCCACTGATGGTACCAGTTTAACCTGCGCATTTCGTTCTTCAATGTGTCTAAGGATTCGAAACCTCATTCTTGTAACAGGATTTTGTGTTAAGCTGCAAGAATATTATTTTCAAGTTCCTTATCCTAAAGGTAGGCGTGGCTATTCGCTACGGATTTGCTATTGGAAAGGTTACTATACacgattttgggttttaaaacaaaggaaaaaatagAGTATTCGTAGAATCCTGAAGAAAAAGGGTCACAAACATTAATTTGGGAGTCTATGACGGCTTGAAGGGTGTAGTAGCTAGTAAGTGCAATACATAGAAGCCATCTAGGGCTTTAATTGTCATCCAAAATTGGTGAAAATCTTTGAAGATCATGTCGAATCAAGAACAGAAAGTTGCTAAAAATGGCTTGCATATCATGCCACATGGGGTGCATGACGCAACACAACACTATTTTTCCTCTGTTTGTGTGTCGCACCATCGGTATTGTGTGGCATGACATAATGATAGAATTTAGCGTTCTAAGGCTCACATGGGTTGTGTCGCGTCATGTGATTGTTATGTTGGTACATGGCTTCGATTTGGACTCTTTAGGACTTGTAAAGGGTCCTCAATTGCCCATACATGCACTGTACTAATGTCTAGCTCCTCTATTGCTATCATAAACCTGTCTCCTTCTAAATCTAACACAAAATAAAAAGTCTAATTCCTAAATCTAATAATTCGTAACAAATTAGTGtacaatatttaaaaattgatTCAGTTGGATGGTTAAAAATTATGTTATGCTACCGAACTTGTCTGGTAATTCCTTGAACTTTACTATTGACTTCAGCTGTCGGTCTTGCCcatcttggctcttgcaattgcTCCTTATTCCACCACAGTCTTGCCATTTATCCGGTTCTCTCGTCTTGTACGAACATATACTTGCACAACTTGAAAAATGCCTTCGGTCGAGGCTAGTAGGGGTTAAATTAAATAAAGCATAGCACTCCTCCCTAGTTAATCCTTCACTTTGGGAATCACAACCACATTTGAACACCTCTATTTCGTCATCGATTTTTATGATTAAATCATTTCATTCTATATCGATTGTCGACTTAGAAGTGGCCAGAAATGACCTACCCATCATAATGGGGATTTCTCGATCCTCTTCAAAGTTGAGGACTACAAAGTCGAAGGGAATTATGAATCCTCATACCTTGACCAATACATCCTCGAGTACACTTTTTGGGTGTATCAATGACCTATCGGCTAATTGTAGCATTATTAAAGTGTTTTTAACTCCTCGAGTCTAAGTTTCCAATAGGTTGATAGGGGCATCAAATTTATGCTAGCCCTTAAGTTACAAAGGGATTTGCTAAAATATTGATCCGTTATATCTATTGAGATTGTAAAGCTACCTGGATTTTTAACTTTTGGGGGTTTCTTCTTTGCGATTAGCATGCTACATAAGGCATTAATGTCAATTTGTTCACCCTTTTTCATTTTCCTATATCGTTTCatgatttcttttaaatatttgacatatttaaaaaaaaaattctatgagCTCTAATAGTGGAAAATTAACATTGAGggatttaaataaattaagaaaatttataaaatctaCATCGTCCTTCTTTTTCTTATCCTCTAATCTCTTCCAGAATGGTACCTTTGCTGTGCTCGAGTTTGACACTACAAAATTAAACACCGGATTGACTACCTCATCAATCTGTTCATGGTGCTTGGCTTCTTCCACCTATCCATGGACTCGTCAACATCTTCCGGAATTTCCTCATTTTCCTGGATGGGTATGATTGGCGACTTTAATGCCTTGCCTGATCGCAATGTGATCGCCTTTGCGTGGTCATTTCCATCTCTCCGTGGGTTGTTCTCCATTTTTCTGGAGAAACTTTGTCCATTTTGTTTTTGGAACATTTTCATCAATTGGCTTATTTGGTCACAAAGGCTACCCATTCGAAACTCGAGTCATCCACACGCAACTTGGAGTTTTCAAATGTCCATCTTTATAATTTGCATATCTCCCTCTAGTCAATCGAATCTTTGACCACATGCAGCATGGCCATTTCCCACGACTCTTTATTGCATTGGTGGAGGTTGATAAGAAGGGCTTTGTCGGGTTTGCGCTTGATTTGCACCTCCTTGATTACCTCCCCATTAGAAGTTCAAATGATCCCTTCAACCGAGATTATAAGTATTTGAATAGGGAACGACCTCTATTAGATATGTAGCTAGCCTCATCTGGTTTTTTTATAATGTGGCTCTACTGTTTTCGGCTTGGCTGGCATCTCCAAACAGTTAAGCTTATCTAAAATTTGTTAGAATCGATTATTGTCATTTTCTTCACTCACCGCTTTCACCGTTGGAGGCTTTGATTTGTACACAACTCTCTCATTAGGCCACATGTACAAATTCATGACCATGTTTTCTATGAATTTATAGGCTCGTTTgtatgtataaaatatgaaagattTGTCCGATGCTCCATCTAGGTTAGATCTATTATGTTCGTCAACACCATTGTAGAATATTTGGATCTGGAGCCACAATTGCAGTCAATGATGTGGGCACCTCCttagtattattttaaaatgCTCCCACGCCTTGTATAGGGTCTCACCTTCGTGTTGTTTGAAATTTGTGATTTCTCGCCTCAACTAAATGGTTCGACTAATAGTGAAAATTTTATGGAGAAAATTTTCTAGTAAATCGTTCCACATGGTGATGGAACCTTGTTCTAGTGAATCTAACCACTCGGCCATGTTATCACATAAAAAGAATGGGAATAACCAAAGTCGCAAGAATCATCGGATACCCTGTTGTACTTAAAGGTGTTGCATAGTTGAAGAACTGCTTTTAAGTGTTGATTCGGGTCTTCAACAATGTTTGCTTTGAACTGTGGATCAGCTAgatcgtagtcgtctttatcttGAAATTATGGGCATTAATCGCCAGACATTCTATGCTTTCTCGCACCGCTTTTAGTGTAGGTAGAGCATACTCGCTCAATGTTTGCTGAGCGATTGGGACTTCTTTCCGATTATTTCCTTATTGCTCTTGT contains:
- the LOC128286903 gene encoding pEARLI1-like lipid transfer protein 2, producing the protein MASFNCFTLAFFMALSFSSINVGLAARHLLQLPNLPQPTIPTLPTTQPSLPFPSMPFPTTLPTLPITIPPLRNMPSIPAMIPSIPFFSPPPSKTSP